In Crassostrea angulata isolate pt1a10 chromosome 6, ASM2561291v2, whole genome shotgun sequence, a genomic segment contains:
- the LOC128190787 gene encoding histamine H2 receptor-like has protein sequence MIVHASNFTDRVNYSFWDETFNNTVYKPSGRLSVPRWERGGPDIVSGVFLLIFTVVGSALNVFIIIAIVPNRRLRSVRNILLVHLAVIGILSSVITTMFSSVVVLTGRWIGGEISCQIYGFLQSSFTLVTAWTIAGLSWDKYNTIASPLHHSLTATIKKMSCIFSIYWLFAILIALPPLFGGNEYVFHRIQGICFINHLHLPGHWYLGIAVVVMFYLPLSVMVYCYTHIFKIARTQSSRIAATMVRMACVVQVPIAPNSQATQLNSSSIKGTKAMMTIFQLIGAFALTYIPYSIVIVIEACIGREYIHTMVFSVVTTLYQAAPMTNGAVYGIRNKILRNSFYNYTRRKFQHLRYKDKRKGSIRRTSSFRMSLLQRKTNQNGDVGSGLRRTQSLQPRHVPRIQKDILQPPSDSNIRKAYSFTLGNGHISLEHPVIEIDEPIGFSEVSNKSVDFVANPPLTESDGQLVQII, from the coding sequence ATGATCGTCCACGCAAGTAATTTTACTGACCGTGTCAACTATTCTTTCTGGGACGAGACCTTTAATAACACTGTGTATAAACCCTCGGGGAGACTTTCCGTGCCGAGATGGGAGAGGGGAGGGCCGGACATAGTATCCGGGGTATTCCTACTGATTTTCACCGTCGTTGGATCAGCGTTAAATGTGTTCATTATCATTGCAATAGTCCCGAACCGTCGACTGAGATCCGTTCGCAATATTCTCTTGGTCCATCTAGCGGTGATCGGGATTCTTTCGTCTGTGATAACAACGATGTTTTCCTCTGTGGTCGTTCTCACCGGACGCTGGATCGGTGGAGAAATATCATGTCAAATCTATGGATTCTTGCAATCTAGTTTCACTTTAGTGACTGCATGGACTATAGCGGGATTGAGCTGGGATAAGTATAATACAATCGCTTCTCCACTTCATCATTCTCTAACAGCTACCATTAAAAAGATGTCATGTATATTTAGCATTTATTGGTTGTTTGCAATCTTGATAGCTCTTCCACCATTGTTTGGAGGAAATGAATACGTATTTCATAGAATCCAAGGAATCTGTTTCATAAACCACCTTCATTTGCCGGGCCACTGGTACCTAGGTATCGCTGTGGTCGTCATGTTTTATCTTCCATTATCAGTGATGGTGTATTGCTATacacacattttcaaaattGCACGGACTCAAAGCAGCAGGATAGCTGCAACAATGGTAAGAATGGCATGCGTGGTACAGGTTCCTATTGCCCCCAACAGTCAAGCCACTCAGCTGAACTCCTCGTCCATCAAAGGCACGAAAGCCATGATGACAATATTTCAGTTAATAGGCGCGTTTGCTCTCACTTACATTCCTTATTCCATTGTGATAGTTATCGAGGCGTGTATTGGAAGGGAGTACATTCACACGATGGTGTTCTCTGTAGTGACGACTCTATATCAAGCGGCTCCAATGACGAATGGGGCAGTTTACGGCATTAGAAATAAAATTCTTAGAAATTCCTTCTACAATTACACTAGGAGAAAATTTCAGCATCTTAGGTACAAAGATAAAAGAAAGGGAAGTATAAGAAGAACATCGTCGTTTCGAATGTCACTTTTGCAACGCAAAACTAATCAAAATGGCGATGTGGGAAGTGGGCTCAGAAGGACCCAATCGCTCCAACCCCGCCATGTGCCAAGGATACAAAAAGACATTTTACAGCCACCGAGTGATTCAAACATACGCAAAGCGTACTCGTTTACACTAGGAAATGGACACATCAGTTTAGAACACCCAGTCATAGAAATTGACGAACCTATTGGATTCAGTGAAGTTTCTAATAAGAGTGTTGATTTTGTGGCGAATCCCCCCTTGACTGAGAGTGATGGTCAGTTAGTGCAAATAATTTAA